A stretch of the Sphingobacterium thalpophilum genome encodes the following:
- a CDS encoding regulatory protein RecX: protein MFEEERKHKKILTPRQAQLKAESYCAYQERSQQEVRDKLYTWGLHEEDVENVIANLIADNFLNEERFAVAYCTGKLRMKGWGKIKIKQGLKAKKVSEQLIKIAFKQIEPDEYEAILENIIDKKIREIGNKDAFTIKNKVYQFALSRGFESDLIFSILTSKEL from the coding sequence ATGTTCGAAGAGGAAAGAAAACACAAAAAGATACTCACGCCGCGTCAGGCGCAGCTGAAAGCGGAAAGCTACTGTGCATACCAAGAGCGATCCCAGCAGGAAGTGCGGGACAAACTGTATACGTGGGGACTACACGAAGAGGATGTCGAAAATGTCATTGCCAATTTAATTGCCGATAATTTTCTGAACGAAGAGCGCTTTGCCGTGGCTTACTGCACCGGAAAACTACGTATGAAAGGCTGGGGAAAAATAAAGATCAAACAAGGATTAAAGGCGAAGAAAGTTTCTGAGCAGTTGATTAAAATCGCTTTTAAACAGATTGAACCGGACGAATACGAAGCTATCCTTGAAAATATAATCGATAAAAAAATCCGTGAAATCGGAAACAAAGATGCATTTACAATCAAAAACAAAGTGTATCAGTTTGCACTGTCCCGGGGATTTGAAAGCGATCTAATTTTTTCCATACTGACTTCAAAGGAGTTATAA
- the chrA gene encoding chromate efflux transporter, with protein sequence MENNKPCQDDKPLIPNFKEAVRFWFVLGWISFGGTTGHITIMHDFLVDKKRWVSSKKFFQALNTCMLLPGPEAHQLSIYLGWKLHGLRGGILAGLFFIMPSLLIIFGLSLIYVYFGHSTFLSALFSGLKPAVLAIILFATYQVGRKSLSSLWHYSVALAAFLLSYLAKVPMPWIILGVIILGLVAYFFKITGAQPQPVDSGKDVMESQYPVNSLQSVPPASIRKIAFQLFVFFMLWLGPFAFLLLFMPDARFWQSLSFLFTKSAYLTIGGSYTVIPFVAHVVTEKLLWLSKAQMIDGFALAETTPGPLVIVLAYVGFMAGFNYFGHSYAMASIGLLATAYFTFLPNFALIFVGAPLMERSQKSLAIQYVLSLVTASVVGVIVNLACYLGTSILFPKGEILLSDVDWAALCWVMLSLLLLFRYRIGMLPLILLSLVFGIVLYAII encoded by the coding sequence TTGGAAAATAATAAACCGTGTCAAGACGATAAACCGCTTATACCAAACTTTAAAGAAGCCGTCCGGTTTTGGTTTGTCTTGGGCTGGATAAGCTTTGGCGGTACGACCGGACATATTACCATCATGCACGATTTTTTGGTCGACAAGAAGAGGTGGGTCAGCAGCAAAAAATTTTTTCAGGCCCTCAATACGTGCATGTTACTGCCCGGACCCGAGGCTCATCAGCTCAGTATTTATCTGGGCTGGAAACTGCATGGTCTCAGGGGCGGCATCTTGGCTGGCTTATTTTTTATTATGCCTTCTTTACTGATCATATTCGGGCTTTCGTTAATCTATGTGTATTTTGGCCATTCCACTTTTCTAAGTGCTTTATTTTCGGGATTGAAACCGGCTGTCCTTGCCATTATATTATTTGCCACTTATCAGGTGGGACGCAAGTCTTTATCCAGCTTATGGCATTACAGCGTTGCCTTGGCGGCATTTTTACTTAGTTATCTGGCAAAAGTTCCAATGCCGTGGATTATCTTGGGAGTGATCATCTTAGGTCTGGTAGCCTATTTCTTCAAGATAACAGGCGCACAGCCCCAGCCTGTAGACTCCGGGAAGGATGTTATGGAAAGCCAATATCCTGTCAACTCTTTGCAAAGTGTGCCGCCCGCCAGTATTCGAAAGATCGCCTTTCAGTTGTTTGTATTTTTCATGCTATGGCTGGGGCCTTTTGCATTTTTACTTTTGTTTATGCCGGATGCTCGGTTCTGGCAGTCCTTGTCTTTTTTGTTTACCAAATCAGCCTATCTGACAATTGGAGGGTCATATACCGTTATCCCTTTTGTGGCACATGTGGTGACGGAAAAGCTTTTGTGGCTTTCAAAAGCACAGATGATCGATGGTTTTGCGCTGGCCGAAACCACTCCCGGACCTCTGGTAATCGTATTGGCATATGTAGGATTTATGGCGGGGTTCAACTACTTTGGCCATTCCTATGCAATGGCATCCATCGGACTCTTGGCGACCGCTTATTTTACTTTCCTGCCCAATTTTGCATTGATCTTTGTAGGGGCACCCTTAATGGAACGGTCACAAAAAAGTTTGGCTATCCAGTACGTGCTCTCCTTGGTCACGGCATCGGTTGTCGGTGTAATCGTCAATTTAGCCTGTTATCTGGGAACAAGTATTTTATTTCCTAAAGGAGAGATTTTGTTGTCGGATGTGGATTGGGCAGCCTTATGTTGGGTAATGCTATCGCTTCTGCTGTTATTCAGATACCGGATAGGAATGCTGCCACTCATTCTGCTGAGCTTGGTTTTCGGAATAGTATTGTATGCAATAATATAA
- a CDS encoding OmpA family protein encodes MLRKNNWGVLAICASLSLFSCKQQAIVVNPGAVVTKDGTDDGLKNVKKDFNDAKRTDEGIKFSISSDLLFPTNSSYLSEKAKSEVSKLALILKENNNKIKVDGYTDATGTVEYNQWLSEKRAASVKKFLVDSGVQESRITAKGFGQSNPVGDNKTPEGRQKNRRVEVTILDQK; translated from the coding sequence ATGCTTAGAAAAAATAATTGGGGAGTATTAGCCATATGTGCAAGCTTATCGTTATTTTCCTGTAAACAGCAGGCGATCGTGGTTAATCCCGGTGCTGTTGTGACCAAAGATGGAACGGATGATGGCTTGAAAAACGTAAAAAAAGACTTTAATGATGCTAAAAGAACAGATGAAGGAATCAAGTTCAGTATTTCATCTGATTTGTTGTTCCCGACAAATTCTTCTTATCTTTCTGAAAAAGCGAAAAGTGAAGTAAGCAAGCTGGCCTTGATATTGAAAGAGAACAATAACAAAATTAAGGTGGATGGCTATACGGATGCGACTGGTACAGTTGAATATAACCAGTGGCTGTCTGAAAAAAGAGCCGCGTCAGTGAAGAAATTTTTAGTTGATTCAGGGGTGCAGGAATCCCGAATTACAGCAAAAGGATTCGGACAGTCAAATCCTGTGGGGGATAATAAAACTCCTGAAGGCCGTCAGAAAAACAGACGCGTAGAAGTCACCATTTTAGACCAGAAGTAA
- a CDS encoding glucoamylase family protein — MLNKYFYFLFLLISPVLARSESYPEVLFDNSIINGSYAKSIAHYTGESWIQNVGHSLPISDSLFFTPGNSLSLRYVSSPNGKWEASILNDKQKFQYMIAKDDHLTFKLFIQSNTEKGQLPKVSLQQGDVRTAALDLAPYIDDFSYDTWLNVSIPVTKFEGIGVGRAVSALLLEQNGSATITHQLFIDQIEFLPKNYPKVKLSSAAILSKVAAVDKQVELVWQLPLTPSIRYVKIYRSEDRENFQPIAILPIYVQKCLDRVNEYNKSYYYKIAWVDYNYVESPFSDVKEIQTRKGTDAEMLTFIRDAHVNYFIDNYDVNSGMYLPDRGNRQAIVSTNETAYAVLGLLVACENKLMSRQALLSRLSRMVKFLNAAQNHQGIFTAYYDGRHGIPYYRDSIPTYDVRATSHLMESLLIAREYFSKEDPQERELRNTITELWKRINWNYFTDTANPDVLWNKWSPIDSTSRAQPLGGFNESLSTYILAMSSPTHPLAPSAYMNGFATRHVDTLDFVDSVELLAPELKVNPNDTLTQPSSTNPLMGNAGTTGTSIYADDKVIFAKSIAGGNLTESLMSVYRPFLVMNPTGKTDNFVDYKKYLSDYILAYKRRDNELNIGTRFTDIWGVEQADNSYQGYLVNPAIAIASYPFEKEIGLKALRKFYEEYADVLFTQYGFRAWIDLKNNDVSESYRARNQATIAVMLENAHSGMIWKLYEQIPEIRKTLETVYVKK; from the coding sequence ATGCTGAATAAATACTTTTACTTTCTTTTCCTATTGATTTCACCTGTATTGGCGCGGTCAGAAAGCTATCCAGAAGTGCTCTTTGACAACAGTATTATTAATGGTAGCTATGCCAAAAGCATAGCACATTATACCGGTGAATCCTGGATACAGAATGTGGGGCACAGTTTACCCATTTCCGATAGTCTGTTTTTTACTCCGGGTAATTCCCTTTCGCTGCGTTATGTCTCTTCGCCCAACGGCAAATGGGAGGCCAGTATACTGAATGATAAACAGAAATTTCAGTATATGATTGCGAAAGATGATCATTTGACCTTTAAATTGTTTATTCAGAGCAATACTGAAAAAGGACAGCTGCCTAAGGTGTCTCTGCAACAAGGCGACGTACGTACCGCGGCTTTGGACCTAGCGCCTTATATCGATGATTTTTCCTATGACACATGGCTCAACGTCTCAATTCCCGTCACTAAGTTTGAAGGTATAGGAGTGGGGAGGGCGGTGTCGGCCCTACTGTTGGAACAAAATGGCAGCGCTACAATTACGCATCAGCTTTTTATTGACCAAATTGAATTTCTGCCCAAAAACTATCCGAAAGTAAAGCTGTCATCGGCAGCTATTTTATCGAAGGTAGCTGCTGTAGATAAGCAGGTTGAACTCGTCTGGCAGTTGCCGCTGACGCCGAGTATCCGCTATGTGAAAATCTACCGTTCAGAAGACAGGGAGAATTTTCAACCGATCGCCATCCTGCCGATTTATGTCCAGAAATGCCTGGATAGAGTCAACGAGTATAATAAAAGCTATTATTATAAAATTGCCTGGGTGGATTATAACTATGTCGAATCACCGTTCTCGGATGTAAAGGAAATACAGACCAGAAAGGGTACCGACGCCGAGATGCTTACGTTTATCCGGGATGCTCATGTTAACTATTTTATCGATAATTATGATGTAAACAGCGGTATGTATCTTCCCGATAGGGGGAACAGGCAGGCTATCGTTTCGACAAATGAAACTGCCTATGCAGTATTGGGACTGTTGGTAGCCTGCGAGAATAAATTGATGTCTAGACAAGCTTTACTGTCACGCCTCTCCCGCATGGTTAAATTCCTGAATGCTGCCCAGAATCATCAGGGAATCTTTACTGCATACTATGACGGAAGGCACGGTATACCTTATTATCGTGATTCAATTCCAACTTACGATGTGCGTGCAACCTCACATTTGATGGAATCTTTATTGATCGCCAGGGAGTATTTCTCCAAGGAGGATCCCCAGGAGAGGGAGCTGAGAAATACCATTACTGAGCTTTGGAAACGAATAAATTGGAATTATTTTACCGATACGGCTAATCCGGATGTACTGTGGAACAAATGGTCGCCTATTGATAGTACTTCGCGGGCCCAGCCTTTGGGCGGTTTTAATGAGAGTTTGAGTACCTACATTTTGGCGATGTCTTCTCCTACACATCCCTTAGCACCTTCGGCTTATATGAATGGATTTGCCACCAGACACGTCGATACGCTGGATTTTGTAGATTCTGTCGAGCTATTGGCACCCGAGCTAAAAGTGAACCCAAATGATACACTGACTCAACCATCGAGCACTAATCCCTTAATGGGAAATGCAGGTACGACCGGTACTTCGATTTATGCGGACGACAAGGTGATTTTTGCGAAAAGTATTGCTGGAGGTAACCTGACCGAATCCCTTATGTCAGTATACAGACCTTTTCTAGTTATGAATCCTACCGGAAAAACGGATAACTTTGTGGACTACAAGAAATACCTGTCCGATTATATACTAGCCTATAAAAGACGGGATAATGAGCTGAACATCGGCACAAGGTTTACTGATATCTGGGGGGTGGAACAAGCCGATAATAGCTATCAGGGATATCTTGTCAACCCGGCTATAGCAATAGCTTCTTATCCTTTCGAAAAGGAAATAGGTTTAAAAGCCTTACGCAAGTTTTATGAAGAGTATGCAGATGTGCTGTTTACGCAATACGGTTTTAGGGCATGGATAGATCTTAAAAATAATGATGTTTCTGAAAGCTACCGCGCGCGTAACCAGGCTACAATTGCGGTGATGCTTGAGAATGCACATTCAGGTATGATCTGGAAGCTGTATGAGCAGATCCCTGAGATCAGAAAAACACTGGAAACTGTCTATGTGAAGAAATAG
- a CDS encoding acetyl-CoA carboxylase carboxyltransferase subunit alpha encodes MKTTFDFEKPIADLQLQIEKVTQVAEKTQVDMSATIRELEEKLASTEKEIYSNLTGWQNVQMSRHPDRPQTYDYIEAICDEFVELHGDRTVKDDKAIVGGMASIDGNAVMIIGHQKGKNTKERQYHNFGMANPEGYRKALRLMKMAEKFNKPVITLIDTMGAYPGLEAEERGQGEAIARNLMEMSVLKVPIICIVIGEGASGGALGIGVGNRVYMMEHTWYSVISPESCSSILWRSWDHKEKAAEALKLTAHDMLGNGLIDGIIPEPLGGAHQDPAKAASNLKEQLLRDLAELTAKDSDTLIKERIDKFSNMGVVTE; translated from the coding sequence ATGAAAACTACGTTTGATTTTGAAAAGCCGATTGCAGATTTGCAATTGCAAATTGAAAAGGTGACACAAGTTGCCGAGAAAACTCAGGTAGACATGAGTGCGACTATTCGTGAGCTTGAGGAAAAACTTGCTTCTACGGAAAAAGAAATATATAGCAATTTAACTGGATGGCAGAATGTGCAAATGTCACGCCATCCGGACCGCCCCCAGACATACGACTATATCGAAGCCATCTGTGATGAATTTGTCGAACTGCATGGCGACAGGACGGTCAAAGACGATAAAGCTATTGTCGGGGGAATGGCTTCCATCGATGGTAATGCCGTCATGATTATTGGACACCAAAAAGGAAAAAACACCAAAGAGCGTCAGTACCATAATTTTGGAATGGCAAATCCGGAAGGTTATCGGAAAGCCCTACGTCTGATGAAGATGGCCGAGAAATTCAATAAACCGGTCATCACTCTTATTGACACCATGGGAGCTTATCCCGGACTGGAAGCTGAAGAACGTGGACAAGGTGAAGCTATCGCCCGCAACTTAATGGAGATGTCTGTACTTAAAGTTCCTATTATCTGTATTGTAATAGGCGAGGGCGCGTCCGGTGGTGCTCTGGGCATTGGTGTGGGTAACCGTGTCTATATGATGGAGCACACGTGGTATTCGGTTATTTCACCTGAATCATGCTCTTCCATCCTTTGGCGCAGTTGGGATCATAAGGAAAAAGCTGCAGAGGCACTGAAGTTGACTGCTCATGACATGTTGGGGAATGGATTGATCGATGGGATTATTCCTGAACCGCTAGGTGGCGCACATCAGGATCCTGCAAAAGCTGCAAGCAATTTAAAAGAACAGTTGTTAAGAGACTTGGCAGAGCTGACCGCTAAAGATAGCGACACCCTTATCAAAGAGCGGATCGACAAGTTCAGCAATATGGGTGTTGTGACAGAATAA
- a CDS encoding SRPBCC domain-containing protein: protein MEKLTAKASIQIQKPIHEVFEAIVDPNKMSHYFIKGSTGRLETGKTIDWTFPEFAESFPVTGKTIEADSYISFDWSGGTAGQLVEIHLSTYGDSATVVKITEHEMNNDKDGILIMMRQTEGWANFLACLKAYLEYGINLRTAAFDFMFQQP from the coding sequence ATGGAAAAGCTAACTGCCAAAGCCAGTATTCAGATTCAAAAACCTATTCACGAAGTTTTTGAAGCAATTGTCGACCCCAATAAAATGAGTCACTATTTTATTAAAGGTTCCACGGGACGTCTTGAGACGGGAAAGACTATTGATTGGACCTTTCCCGAATTCGCAGAGAGTTTCCCAGTAACGGGGAAGACCATCGAGGCTGATTCTTATATTTCGTTTGACTGGAGCGGGGGCACTGCTGGCCAGTTGGTCGAAATCCACTTGTCTACTTATGGCGATAGCGCAACGGTTGTCAAAATTACGGAACATGAAATGAACAATGACAAGGACGGTATTTTGATCATGATGCGGCAGACGGAAGGCTGGGCAAATTTTCTGGCTTGTCTTAAAGCCTATCTAGAATACGGTATTAATCTAAGGACCGCTGCCTTCGATTTTATGTTTCAACAACCGTAA
- a CDS encoding DUF1801 domain-containing protein: protein MANSISTIDEYINQFEGEKKNYLIKIRRLLAEVVPDSATETISYQMPTFRFHGNLIHFAMNKQHLGLYPGPEAIAHFAEQLKAFKTSKGAIQIPIDQPVPETIIRAIVAFNVEKLNNKQGPNWHKSRGEWQDAEELMQQIIQKMPLKKEFKWGSSVYTYKGKNVIGWGGFKHFFSLWFYNGVFLMDKEQVLINASEGKTKALRQWRFKDVSQMDSAKIENYILESIQTIEQGKELKPVKTPVKAPSGILLDMLEADSELYQQFKALSPGRQKEYIEYIDDAKQQKTKLSRLEKIKPLILANKGLNDKYR from the coding sequence ATGGCAAATAGCATTTCGACAATTGACGAATATATCAATCAATTCGAAGGTGAGAAGAAAAATTACCTTATAAAGATCCGACGGCTTCTTGCCGAGGTGGTACCTGATTCGGCAACAGAGACCATCTCTTATCAGATGCCCACATTTCGATTTCATGGTAATCTGATCCATTTTGCAATGAATAAACAGCATCTCGGCCTGTATCCGGGTCCGGAGGCTATTGCACATTTTGCGGAGCAGTTAAAAGCATTCAAAACGTCTAAAGGCGCCATACAGATTCCAATAGATCAGCCTGTTCCCGAAACTATTATCCGGGCTATTGTAGCGTTCAATGTTGAAAAGTTAAACAATAAGCAGGGACCAAATTGGCACAAAAGCCGTGGGGAATGGCAGGATGCAGAAGAACTGATGCAGCAGATCATACAAAAGATGCCCTTGAAAAAAGAGTTTAAATGGGGCAGCTCCGTCTATACGTATAAGGGAAAGAACGTTATTGGCTGGGGTGGCTTCAAACATTTCTTTTCCCTGTGGTTTTATAACGGCGTTTTTCTGATGGACAAAGAACAGGTGCTGATCAATGCGTCGGAGGGGAAAACCAAAGCACTCCGGCAATGGCGTTTTAAAGACGTAAGCCAAATGGACAGTGCCAAAATCGAAAACTATATCCTGGAATCCATTCAGACGATTGAACAAGGTAAAGAGCTTAAACCAGTCAAGACCCCTGTAAAAGCACCTTCGGGGATATTGCTAGACATGTTAGAAGCTGATTCCGAACTGTATCAACAGTTTAAAGCACTCAGCCCCGGGAGGCAAAAAGAGTATATCGAGTATATCGATGATGCTAAACAGCAAAAAACCAAACTATCCCGGCTAGAAAAAATAAAACCACTGATCCTTGCCAATAAAGGGCTGAATGATAAATATAGATAA
- a CDS encoding VOC family protein, with translation MKNSIIPSIWFDQNAQEAFDLYCQVFPNSHCQSTSSIVVEAELNGIRFIGINGGPMFKANPSISFMVICESKEEIDRVWAAFSRDGHILMPLDSYPWSSYYGWLADKYGVNWQLYQGKLSDTNQQAIVPTLMYCGAHQGKCEAALHFFEDLFKDFQSNGILRYPEGEFKGSVQHTQFVVNGFTLMAMDSGVKQDFTFTEGVSMTILCKDQEEIDYYWDKITQQGNESRCGWCKDQFGVSWQIVPEQIADYLQQPGAVEALMKMNKILIKDLLK, from the coding sequence ATGAAAAATTCAATTATTCCCTCTATCTGGTTTGACCAAAATGCCCAAGAGGCTTTTGATTTATACTGTCAGGTTTTCCCGAACAGCCACTGCCAAAGCACCTCTTCTATCGTGGTTGAAGCCGAATTAAACGGTATCCGGTTTATCGGTATCAACGGCGGCCCGATGTTTAAAGCTAATCCCTCGATCTCCTTTATGGTGATCTGCGAATCAAAAGAAGAAATAGACCGTGTCTGGGCTGCTTTTTCCCGAGATGGCCATATTCTGATGCCGCTCGACAGTTACCCTTGGAGTTCATACTATGGCTGGTTAGCAGACAAGTATGGTGTTAACTGGCAACTCTATCAAGGTAAACTGAGCGATACGAACCAACAGGCGATTGTCCCTACACTGATGTATTGCGGTGCTCACCAAGGTAAATGCGAAGCCGCGCTCCATTTTTTTGAAGATCTATTTAAGGATTTTCAGAGCAACGGTATCTTACGCTACCCTGAAGGAGAATTTAAAGGCTCGGTCCAGCATACTCAATTCGTTGTCAATGGCTTCACGCTTATGGCGATGGATAGTGGGGTCAAGCAGGACTTTACCTTTACGGAAGGCGTTTCGATGACCATCCTCTGTAAGGATCAGGAGGAAATAGATTATTATTGGGACAAAATCACACAGCAGGGAAACGAAAGTCGCTGTGGATGGTGCAAAGACCAGTTTGGTGTAAGCTGGCAAATTGTACCAGAACAGATCGCAGATTATCTTCAGCAACCCGGAGCCGTTGAAGCATTAATGAAAATGAACAAGATTCTGATCAAAGACCTTTTGAAATGA
- a CDS encoding SufE family protein, with protein sequence MTINEIQDELIEDFAFYTDWMEKYEYIIQLGKEVPLIDEQYKTDEYIIKGCQSKVWLYPEMKDGKVYFTADSDAIITKGLVSLMVKVLSGHTAKEIVEAELYFVDQIGLKEHLSPTRANGLLSMIKQMKLYAVALQVNA encoded by the coding sequence ATGACTATTAATGAGATACAAGATGAGTTAATTGAAGATTTTGCTTTCTACACCGACTGGATGGAAAAATATGAATACATCATCCAGCTGGGTAAAGAAGTCCCTTTGATTGATGAACAATATAAGACAGATGAATATATTATCAAAGGATGCCAATCCAAGGTGTGGTTATATCCTGAAATGAAAGATGGCAAAGTATATTTCACTGCGGATAGCGATGCTATTATTACAAAAGGGCTTGTGAGCCTTATGGTAAAAGTGCTGTCAGGGCATACGGCCAAAGAAATTGTGGAGGCTGAGCTATACTTTGTTGACCAGATCGGTTTAAAAGAACATTTATCACCGACACGTGCAAACGGACTGCTGTCTATGATCAAGCAGATGAAATTATACGCGGTGGCCCTGCAGGTCAACGCTTAG
- a CDS encoding cysteine desulfurase, with protein METYNIDKIRADFPILKREVNGKPLVYLDNGATTQKPVSVINSIAHYYSDMNSNVHRGVHYLSQISTDAFEVTRRKIQFFINAPEDRQVIITKGTTDSINLVATCYGRAFIQEGEEIILSAMEHHSNIVPWQMLCDEKGCKIRVIPMNDKGELDMDAYRGLFNERTKLVAVTYVSNALGTINPVKEMISIAHAHGAVVLVDAAQAIQHIQVDVQDLDVDFLAFSGHKMYGPTGVGVLYGKEELLNAMPPYQGGGDMIKDVTFEKTTYNELPFKFEAGTPNIEAGICLNEAIDYISSIGLAHIEAYEHDLLVYTQEKLSQIPGIRFIGTADQKCSVISFIIEGTHPYDVGVILDKLGIAVRTGHHCAQPVMDRFGIPGTIRVSLALYNTKEDIDILIAGIQRAVNMLV; from the coding sequence TTGGAAACATATAATATAGATAAAATACGTGCAGATTTCCCGATTTTAAAAAGAGAGGTAAATGGTAAGCCCCTGGTCTACTTGGACAATGGTGCCACGACGCAGAAACCTGTATCCGTTATCAATTCGATAGCGCATTATTATAGCGATATGAATAGTAATGTGCATCGCGGGGTTCATTATTTAAGTCAGATTTCAACAGATGCTTTTGAGGTAACCCGCAGGAAGATTCAGTTTTTCATCAATGCGCCGGAGGACAGACAGGTGATCATTACCAAAGGCACCACAGATAGTATCAATCTGGTGGCAACTTGTTATGGCAGAGCTTTTATCCAAGAAGGCGAAGAAATTATCCTTTCCGCCATGGAACACCATTCCAATATCGTACCTTGGCAGATGCTCTGTGATGAAAAAGGTTGCAAGATCCGTGTTATCCCGATGAATGATAAGGGCGAATTGGATATGGATGCCTATCGTGGACTGTTTAACGAACGGACCAAGCTTGTGGCGGTAACCTATGTTTCTAACGCATTAGGTACCATTAATCCTGTCAAAGAGATGATTTCGATCGCCCACGCACATGGAGCGGTCGTACTGGTGGATGCAGCTCAGGCTATACAGCATATCCAGGTGGATGTGCAGGATCTGGACGTGGACTTTTTGGCATTTTCGGGACATAAAATGTACGGACCTACAGGAGTCGGAGTATTGTACGGCAAAGAGGAACTGCTGAATGCCATGCCTCCCTATCAGGGCGGAGGTGATATGATTAAAGATGTCACTTTTGAAAAAACGACTTACAACGAACTTCCTTTTAAATTTGAAGCCGGTACCCCCAATATCGAAGCGGGCATATGTCTGAATGAAGCCATCGATTATATCAGCTCGATTGGTTTAGCACATATCGAGGCCTATGAACACGATCTGCTGGTCTACACACAAGAAAAATTAAGCCAGATTCCGGGTATACGTTTTATAGGTACCGCAGATCAAAAATGTTCGGTGATCTCCTTTATCATAGAGGGCACCCATCCCTATGACGTTGGGGTAATTTTGGATAAACTGGGTATTGCTGTACGCACTGGTCACCACTGCGCACAGCCGGTAATGGACCGCTTTGGCATTCCGGGAACAATCCGGGTTTCTTTGGCCCTTTATAATACGAAAGAAGATATAGATATTTTGATAGCAGGCATTCAGCGTGCCGTAAATATGTTAGTTTAA
- a CDS encoding acyl-ACP desaturase, which translates to MQELPLNIPEGSRKEVMAYLEPFMLNEMSEYLKPVEEMWQPADFLPDASRDTFFEEIRDLQESAKELPYDLVAVLIGDTITEEALPTYESWLTMVEDVDKNEQGGWMKWVRAWTAEENRHGDLLNKYLYLSGRIDMRQFEISTQYLIQDGFDIGTGADPYRNFIYTSFQELATNVSHRRVAGLSKKSGDKLLAKMCGVIASDEARHAKAYMSFISKAITVDPSEVMIAFEDMMRKKIVMPAQFLRESGEPQGEAFAHFSDAAQRLGVYTALDYVDILKELNKEWKIDQVSGLNDKGEKARDYLLKLPDRLTRLADRMKIPEKEYKFKWIYG; encoded by the coding sequence ATGCAAGAATTACCTCTAAATATACCCGAAGGGTCACGTAAAGAAGTGATGGCCTACTTGGAACCGTTCATGTTGAATGAGATGAGCGAATACCTGAAGCCTGTTGAAGAAATGTGGCAACCTGCTGATTTTCTTCCAGATGCTTCGAGGGATACGTTTTTTGAGGAAATAAGAGATTTACAGGAAAGTGCTAAGGAACTTCCATATGATTTAGTTGCAGTATTAATAGGTGACACGATAACAGAGGAGGCTCTGCCAACTTACGAGTCCTGGCTGACGATGGTTGAAGATGTTGACAAAAATGAACAGGGCGGTTGGATGAAGTGGGTGCGTGCATGGACTGCAGAAGAAAACCGGCACGGCGACCTATTAAATAAATACCTTTATTTATCCGGAAGAATAGATATGCGTCAGTTCGAAATTTCTACGCAATATCTTATTCAGGATGGATTTGATATTGGTACAGGAGCAGATCCTTACCGCAATTTTATTTATACCTCTTTTCAGGAATTGGCGACTAATGTGTCACACCGTCGAGTTGCTGGGCTTTCTAAGAAAAGTGGAGACAAGTTGCTAGCAAAGATGTGCGGTGTCATTGCTTCTGATGAAGCCCGTCATGCCAAAGCCTATATGTCCTTCATATCGAAAGCAATAACAGTTGACCCAAGTGAAGTCATGATTGCATTTGAAGATATGATGCGCAAGAAAATCGTGATGCCAGCACAGTTTTTGAGGGAATCCGGTGAGCCTCAGGGAGAGGCATTTGCCCATTTTTCAGATGCTGCACAGCGACTCGGAGTCTATACAGCCCTCGATTACGTGGATATCCTAAAAGAACTAAACAAGGAATGGAAAATTGATCAAGTGTCAGGCCTAAATGATAAAGGAGAGAAAGCGAGAGACTACCTTCTCAAACTGCCGGACCGCCTTACAAGGTTGGCTGATCGGATGAAGATTCCGGAGAAAGAATATAAATTCAAATGGATTTATGGCTAA